A window of the bacterium genome harbors these coding sequences:
- a CDS encoding YncE family protein, with the protein MSRDRALALGAELTLSHNRALRHLAMLLAFCCCLSAAHSKCLETTFFVPDSLCGAMNLDCAAYDSATNTVYVGGGAGNCVIAIDCATNEKVAKIPTGQPVTAICYNPANNKVYCADDGGEVTVIDGATNHVLATVPTGQDPFALCYNLQDNKVYSANHGSASVTVIDGAGDSVLATLPVSDYPLDLCYSPQCDRVCCLNAGGSGSVTVIDGAADTLILTVPVGRYPNALCCDPLDNKLFCVNSSDNSVTVIDVAGGRVLATVPVGHGPSAVCYNSQNNRVYCADYDSYDVTVIDGATDLVLDTVPVGIGPIALCYNSRDSKVYCTGFLSDDVTVIDGATSQVVATLTAGSYPRAVCYGLQNDRVYCTNEGSSDVYVVDGVSNRVIDTVITGSYPCALCYDALDNKVYCGNERGTDVSVIDAAADRVLAVVTTGTRPNDLCHNPQNDKIYSANYLNSSVTVIDGTTNEVIATVAVEGYPRALCYNLVNNRVYCAHLMSRCVSVIDGTTNEVIDTVRTGLGPCALCYNPRENKVYCANRDDSGNVTVIDGNSNQVVATVVADSQPHALCYNTLDNKVYCANGYSNDVTVIDCANDSVLAAVAVGRSPCALCYNARNDRVYCANQYGRDVTILDGASDSVVATVAVGGYPDAIVYDADNNRVYCAGEDGDSVTVIDGATNGVVEQIGVGSQPCALLWIPGQNRVYVADHEWSSISVLRDSLTGVHEALKPQVPSSKPLPTIVRGMYRMPTSSSMGGASCVLLDISGRKVLNLRPGANDVHALAPGVYFVREAQAQAQAVRKVVLTR; encoded by the coding sequence ATGTCACGTGACCGCGCGCTCGCTCTTGGTGCCGAACTCACTTTGTCTCACAACCGGGCCTTAAGACACCTGGCCATGCTGTTGGCTTTTTGCTGCTGCCTGTCGGCAGCTCATTCCAAGTGTCTGGAAACGACGTTCTTCGTGCCCGACTCGCTGTGCGGGGCCATGAACCTGGATTGTGCCGCATATGACTCAGCGACGAATACGGTGTATGTCGGTGGCGGGGCCGGCAACTGCGTCATCGCTATCGACTGCGCTACGAACGAGAAAGTTGCGAAGATACCGACCGGCCAGCCTGTCACGGCCATATGTTACAATCCTGCGAACAACAAGGTCTACTGCGCGGACGATGGCGGTGAAGTAACCGTGATAGACGGCGCGACTAACCATGTGCTCGCTACAGTGCCCACGGGGCAAGACCCGTTCGCGCTCTGCTATAACCTCCAGGACAACAAGGTTTACAGCGCCAATCACGGCAGTGCGAGCGTGACGGTCATCGACGGCGCAGGGGATTCGGTCCTTGCGACCTTGCCCGTCAGCGACTATCCGCTCGACCTGTGCTACAGCCCACAGTGTGACCGGGTGTGCTGCCTCAACGCGGGCGGCAGCGGCAGCGTGACGGTTATCGACGGCGCGGCTGACACGTTAATCCTCACGGTACCGGTCGGACGCTACCCGAACGCGCTCTGCTGCGATCCCCTCGACAACAAGCTGTTCTGCGTCAACTCGAGTGACAACAGCGTGACTGTCATAGACGTCGCAGGCGGCCGTGTGCTTGCCACGGTGCCGGTGGGACACGGCCCGAGCGCCGTCTGTTACAACTCCCAGAACAACAGAGTGTACTGCGCCGACTATGACAGCTACGACGTGACGGTGATAGACGGAGCGACCGACCTCGTCCTCGACACTGTGCCCGTCGGCATTGGGCCCATTGCACTGTGCTACAACTCACGTGACAGCAAGGTGTACTGCACCGGCTTCCTGAGCGACGACGTGACCGTCATCGACGGTGCGACCAGTCAGGTCGTCGCGACCCTGACGGCCGGGTCGTACCCGCGCGCTGTCTGCTACGGTCTTCAGAACGACAGGGTCTATTGCACCAACGAAGGCAGCAGCGACGTGTATGTGGTAGACGGCGTGTCCAACAGAGTCATCGATACCGTTATCACCGGAAGCTACCCGTGCGCCCTCTGCTATGACGCGCTCGACAACAAGGTCTATTGCGGGAACGAACGCGGTACCGACGTGAGCGTGATAGATGCGGCAGCCGATCGGGTTCTTGCTGTGGTTACCACGGGAACCCGGCCCAACGACCTCTGCCACAATCCTCAAAATGACAAGATATACAGCGCGAACTACCTGAATTCCAGCGTGACTGTGATCGATGGCACGACCAATGAGGTCATTGCGACCGTAGCAGTGGAAGGCTACCCTCGTGCGCTCTGCTACAACTTGGTGAACAACCGAGTGTACTGCGCGCACCTCATGAGCCGTTGCGTGTCGGTGATAGACGGCACAACTAACGAGGTCATCGACACCGTGCGAACAGGACTTGGGCCCTGCGCTCTCTGCTACAATCCTCGGGAGAACAAGGTTTATTGCGCGAACCGCGATGACAGCGGTAACGTGACGGTAATAGACGGAAACTCGAATCAGGTTGTGGCGACCGTCGTCGCCGACAGCCAGCCTCATGCCCTCTGCTACAATACGCTTGACAACAAGGTGTACTGCGCGAACGGCTACAGTAACGACGTAACCGTCATCGACTGTGCGAACGACTCAGTACTCGCTGCAGTGGCAGTCGGGCGCTCTCCCTGCGCCCTGTGCTACAACGCGAGGAACGACAGGGTATACTGCGCGAACCAGTATGGCCGAGACGTGACCATACTGGATGGAGCTTCGGATTCGGTGGTGGCAACCGTCGCGGTTGGTGGTTACCCCGACGCCATCGTCTACGACGCTGACAACAACAGGGTCTATTGTGCTGGCGAGGACGGCGACAGCGTGACCGTCATCGACGGGGCCACGAACGGCGTGGTCGAGCAGATTGGAGTCGGCTCGCAGCCTTGTGCGCTGCTGTGGATTCCTGGCCAGAACCGGGTCTACGTCGCCGACCATGAGTGGTCGAGCATCTCAGTCCTGCGTGATTCGCTGACCGGAGTCCATGAAGCCCTGAAGCCACAGGTCCCAAGCTCCAAGCCGTTGCCTACCATCGTTCGCGGAATGTATCGTATGCCGACATCTAGCTCGATGGGTGGGGCGTCGTGCGTGTTACTCGACATCAGCGGGCGTAAGGTGCTGAACCTGCGGCCGGGCGCAAATGATGTGCATGCCCTGGCTCCGGGCGTGTACTTTGTGAGGGAAGCTCAAGCTCAAGCCCAGGCCGTCCGCAAGGTCGTCCTCACAAGATAG
- the proS gene encoding proline--tRNA ligase, with product MKEDGLVKAIPHKSEDFSEWYTAVVLKTELADYAPVRGCMVIRPYGYALWENMQARLDKRIKDTGHVNACFPTLIPESFLTKEAEHVKGFSPQVAWVTHGGDEELTERLALRPTSEAIINTMYAKWVKSYRDLPVLINQWCNIFRWEKATRLFLRTLEFLWQEGHTLHRTREEAEEETLKILNLYVDFVENDLALPVLAGAKPESEKFPGAVDTYSIEAMMPDGQALQAGTSHLLGQHFAEAFDIRYLDEDNTEKRPWGTSWGVSTRLIGGLIMTHGDDKGLFMPPRVAPHQAVMVPILFGKNDEAVLAKCRETKERLSAYRILLDDRTTQTAGWKYNEHEMRGVPVRIEIGPKDVAKEQCVLVPRDGSGKRFVPLAELPTQLGGLLDEIQAGMLKRAREFVAGRTSDAESLDEFKTVLEAKPGYVRVHWCKAQECENALIDATKTTPRNMPTADQGKPGKCIVCGKPTETVIYYARTY from the coding sequence ATGAAAGAAGACGGCCTCGTCAAAGCGATTCCCCACAAGTCAGAAGATTTCTCCGAGTGGTACACCGCGGTGGTGCTGAAGACCGAACTGGCGGACTATGCGCCGGTGCGCGGCTGCATGGTCATCCGGCCCTACGGCTACGCGCTCTGGGAGAACATGCAGGCACGCCTGGACAAGCGGATCAAGGACACCGGCCACGTGAATGCCTGCTTCCCGACACTCATACCGGAGAGCTTCCTCACCAAGGAAGCCGAGCACGTTAAGGGCTTCTCGCCCCAGGTCGCCTGGGTCACGCACGGCGGCGATGAAGAGCTGACCGAGCGGCTGGCCCTGCGGCCCACGAGCGAGGCCATCATCAACACGATGTATGCCAAATGGGTGAAGAGCTACCGCGACCTGCCGGTGCTCATCAACCAGTGGTGCAACATCTTCCGCTGGGAGAAGGCGACCCGCCTGTTCTTGCGCACGCTCGAATTCCTCTGGCAGGAAGGCCACACCCTGCACCGCACGCGCGAGGAAGCGGAAGAAGAGACGCTCAAGATTCTCAATCTCTACGTCGACTTCGTGGAGAACGACCTGGCCCTGCCCGTGCTCGCCGGGGCCAAGCCGGAGAGCGAGAAGTTCCCGGGCGCGGTCGACACGTATTCCATCGAGGCCATGATGCCGGACGGGCAGGCTTTGCAGGCCGGCACGTCGCACCTGCTCGGCCAGCACTTTGCCGAGGCGTTCGACATCCGCTATCTCGACGAGGACAACACCGAGAAGCGACCCTGGGGCACTTCCTGGGGAGTCTCGACCCGTCTCATCGGCGGGCTTATCATGACCCACGGCGACGACAAGGGTCTCTTCATGCCTCCGCGCGTCGCGCCGCACCAGGCGGTCATGGTCCCGATTCTCTTCGGCAAGAACGACGAAGCCGTGCTCGCCAAGTGCCGCGAGACCAAAGAGCGCCTGTCGGCCTATCGCATCCTGCTCGACGACCGGACTACCCAGACCGCGGGCTGGAAGTACAATGAACACGAGATGCGCGGCGTGCCGGTGCGGATCGAGATCGGGCCGAAGGACGTGGCCAAGGAACAGTGCGTGCTGGTGCCGCGCGACGGCTCCGGCAAGCGGTTCGTGCCTCTGGCCGAGCTACCGACCCAACTCGGTGGGCTGCTTGACGAGATTCAGGCGGGCATGCTGAAGCGGGCCCGCGAGTTCGTGGCCGGCCGCACGTCTGACGCCGAGTCGCTGGACGAGTTCAAGACGGTGCTGGAAGCCAAACCGGGTTACGTCCGGGTCCACTGGTGCAAGGCGCAGGAATGCGAGAACGCCCTGATCGACGCCACCAAGACCACGCCCCGCAACATGCCGACCGCGGACCAGGGCAAACCGGGCAAGTGCATCGTCTGCGGCAAGCCGACCGAAACGGTCATCTACTACGCGCGCACGTACTGA
- a CDS encoding helix-hairpin-helix domain-containing protein codes for MIEFVIALALAASPSRSDFQVLRVMYTSDLHGRSAPSIDFGSPGLPRRRLGGWDNLLRLIRKERTDATLLLDCGDFGFGSSSGDSSQGRAAVEFMNSAGYDAAVPGPRDFNGGAENLEILAQAASFPILCDPMLDVALKRQVPLFRPYLVRDMMGMRVAVIGIADPDIARVNARADVAGWVVDDPLVQMARYLPLVRAESANVIIVIGHLSPDEGCAIADGFRDVDLVICRGSGTGVENRMTCSGTRPVLTAAAYGQRLGVADLLFSKTEHKVYQTEVHLLNVEPGSDTSAVAAWLKRPAQEDSAECVNTQEYLPDSAGLLALGQMVADGVRRQAGADIAVLPAYEIESGLAAGSIDREQLFAVAPYRRRARLVSMDDTTLARLVAPESADQHEAAPFLAGADYFVTGDTQAWPEVSRVARVRVRNRASGNFNVLTTEQWLERARIPVTGRLLPQSLTDLWIGFAASAETLKPVVQPVRLYPAAPGIVRKQSGGLVNINTADSALLESLPEIGPKTAERIIEYRETVGRFKSIDEIQNVKGIGPKKYDRIKALITVR; via the coding sequence GTGATCGAGTTCGTCATCGCACTGGCCCTTGCCGCGTCGCCTTCCCGGTCCGATTTCCAGGTCCTCCGCGTCATGTATACATCTGACCTTCACGGTCGAAGCGCTCCGAGCATCGACTTCGGGTCGCCCGGACTGCCGCGCCGCAGACTCGGGGGCTGGGATAACCTGCTTCGCCTGATAAGGAAGGAGAGGACCGATGCGACTCTCCTGCTTGATTGCGGGGACTTCGGATTCGGTTCTTCGTCAGGCGACAGCTCCCAGGGTCGGGCCGCGGTTGAGTTCATGAATTCGGCCGGTTACGACGCCGCGGTTCCGGGACCGCGTGATTTCAACGGCGGCGCCGAGAACCTGGAGATCCTGGCCCAGGCAGCGTCGTTCCCGATTCTCTGTGACCCCATGCTTGATGTCGCGCTCAAACGTCAGGTTCCGCTGTTCCGTCCATATCTGGTCAGGGACATGATGGGCATGAGAGTCGCGGTCATCGGGATCGCCGATCCGGATATTGCGAGAGTTAACGCCCGCGCCGACGTTGCCGGATGGGTCGTGGATGACCCGCTGGTGCAGATGGCCCGGTACCTGCCGCTAGTGCGGGCCGAGAGCGCCAACGTCATCATAGTCATTGGGCACCTGAGCCCGGACGAAGGGTGCGCCATCGCCGACGGCTTCAGGGACGTCGACCTTGTCATCTGCCGTGGCAGCGGAACGGGCGTCGAGAACCGGATGACTTGCTCGGGTACGAGGCCGGTGCTGACTGCGGCAGCGTACGGCCAGCGGCTGGGTGTTGCCGACTTGCTGTTCAGCAAGACCGAGCACAAGGTCTACCAGACCGAGGTGCACCTGCTGAACGTCGAGCCCGGCTCGGATACATCGGCAGTGGCGGCATGGTTGAAGAGGCCGGCACAGGAAGATTCGGCCGAGTGTGTGAACACGCAGGAGTACTTGCCGGACAGCGCCGGTCTGCTGGCGCTTGGTCAGATGGTCGCAGACGGTGTGCGGCGCCAGGCCGGAGCCGACATCGCGGTTCTGCCGGCCTACGAAATAGAGTCCGGCCTGGCCGCGGGCAGTATCGACCGGGAGCAGTTGTTCGCAGTCGCGCCCTATCGGCGGAGGGCAAGGCTGGTTTCGATGGACGACACCACGCTGGCGCGGCTGGTCGCACCCGAGAGCGCCGACCAGCATGAGGCGGCGCCGTTCCTCGCCGGGGCCGACTACTTCGTCACCGGCGACACGCAGGCATGGCCGGAAGTCTCGCGCGTCGCGCGTGTGCGCGTCCGGAACCGGGCGTCGGGCAACTTCAATGTCTTGACCACCGAGCAGTGGCTCGAACGGGCGCGAATCCCGGTCACCGGGAGACTGCTGCCCCAGTCCCTGACCGATTTGTGGATAGGGTTTGCCGCGAGTGCTGAGACGCTGAAGCCCGTAGTTCAGCCGGTGCGGCTCTATCCTGCCGCTCCGGGCATAGTGCGGAAGCAGTCCGGCGGCCTGGTGAACATCAACACCGCCGATTCCGCGTTACTGGAGTCCCTGCCGGAAATCGGGCCCAAGACAGCCGAACGGATTATCGAGTACCGCGAGACCGTCGGCCGGTTCAAGTCAATCGACGAGATACAGAACGTCAAGGGAATCGGGCCGAAGAAATACGACCGGATCAAAGCGCTAATTACCGTGCGCTAG
- a CDS encoding SDR family oxidoreductase — protein sequence MDNCISKRSGGGARLSVVTGATGHVGNVLVRELIQRGERVRAVVHPSETTESIAGLDVELLRVDVRDYGSLVSAFSSADLVYHLAGIVTISGGQQKLLHEVNVVGSRNVARACLEARVRRLVYTSSVHALEVPLAGVPLCETVEFRPEALDGDYARSKARASIEVRKVLEQGLDAVMVFPSGIIGPYDFRLSDMGSLFVDFAGGRLPAYVDGAYDFVDVRDVATGLMLAAEKGRPGEGYILSGEKISVKDLLTLLEQVTGVRSRARRLPMWLARIAAWFAPAYYRLRRAKPRFTSYSLRVLASNCLMSCAKAERELGYRARPLSVTVRDTIGWFVATGRLHLELPRVGAAAP from the coding sequence GTGGACAACTGTATATCAAAGCGCAGCGGTGGTGGGGCACGTCTGAGCGTAGTGACGGGGGCAACCGGTCACGTCGGCAACGTCCTGGTTCGTGAACTCATCCAGCGGGGCGAGCGCGTCCGCGCCGTTGTTCATCCTTCGGAGACAACAGAGTCGATTGCCGGGCTCGACGTCGAACTGCTGCGCGTCGACGTAAGAGACTACGGTTCCCTGGTGTCGGCGTTCTCAAGCGCCGACCTCGTTTACCATTTGGCCGGGATCGTCACCATCTCCGGCGGTCAGCAGAAGCTTCTGCACGAGGTGAATGTAGTGGGGTCGCGCAACGTGGCACGGGCATGTCTGGAGGCGCGGGTGCGGCGGCTGGTCTACACCAGCTCGGTCCACGCCCTTGAGGTGCCACTCGCAGGAGTGCCGCTCTGCGAGACGGTCGAGTTCCGGCCCGAGGCGCTGGACGGCGACTATGCCCGATCAAAGGCGCGGGCCAGCATCGAGGTCCGGAAGGTACTGGAACAGGGATTGGACGCGGTTATGGTGTTCCCTTCCGGCATCATCGGCCCGTACGATTTTCGGCTTTCGGACATGGGGAGCCTCTTTGTGGACTTCGCCGGCGGCCGTCTGCCGGCGTATGTAGACGGCGCATACGACTTCGTGGATGTGCGGGACGTCGCTACCGGCTTGATGCTCGCTGCCGAGAAAGGCCGGCCGGGCGAGGGTTACATCCTTTCGGGCGAGAAGATTTCGGTGAAGGATCTTCTCACATTGCTGGAGCAGGTCACCGGTGTGCGCTCAAGGGCCCGCCGTCTACCCATGTGGCTGGCGCGTATCGCGGCCTGGTTCGCGCCAGCATACTACCGGTTGCGACGGGCCAAACCCAGATTCACCAGCTACTCGCTCCGGGTGCTGGCGTCGAACTGCCTGATGAGCTGCGCGAAGGCTGAGCGTGAACTCGGATACCGAGCGCGTCCTCTAAGTGTGACGGTTAGGGACACGATTGGGTGGTTCGTCGCAACCGGAAGGCTGCATCTGGAGTTGCCGCGGGTCGGCGCTGCCGCACCATGA
- a CDS encoding MarR family transcriptional regulator — MNRKDESLYLSKLEQVAPLLVRGLRLLPSVETLGEFSFSQATILQALLIRRESRMNDLARFLGLSKANVSGLVDRLVEKRFIAREHGVEDRRVVIVRLTARGLKAARALALAQRRNLSRMMRRVPEENLKVFIETLEQMAMALPEQ; from the coding sequence ATGAATAGAAAGGACGAGAGTCTCTACCTCTCAAAGCTGGAACAGGTTGCTCCGCTGTTGGTGCGGGGATTGAGGCTGCTGCCGTCGGTGGAGACGCTGGGTGAGTTCTCGTTCTCGCAGGCGACCATCCTGCAGGCCCTGCTGATACGCAGGGAGTCGCGCATGAACGACCTCGCCCGCTTTCTCGGGCTGTCCAAAGCCAACGTGTCGGGGCTCGTCGACCGGCTGGTCGAGAAGCGCTTTATTGCGCGCGAGCATGGGGTGGAGGACCGTCGGGTTGTGATCGTCCGCCTGACCGCCAGGGGCTTAAAGGCCGCGCGGGCCTTGGCACTGGCCCAGCGCAGGAACCTGTCCCGCATGATGCGCCGCGTCCCGGAAGAGAACCTGAAGGTGTTCATCGAGACGCTGGAGCAGATGGCGATGGCCCTGCCCGAGCAATAG
- a CDS encoding pyridoxal phosphate-dependent aminotransferase family protein: protein MDLFDKCQEFAKIVQQAKDNDYYPYFTPISSEPDRRVIIHGRELLMMGSNNYLGLTTHPKVKEAAIAAIRKYGTGCTGSRFGNGTLDIHVELEEKLASFYHKDDCVVFSTGYSANLGAISSLIRRGDVVITDKLDHASIMDGCQMSYGTVKRFVHNDMHSFDHALSTADVQAGKLVVVDGVFSVEGDLAPLDQMVPLVRKHRARLMVDEAHAVGVMGKHGRGTAEHFGVEAEIDLIMGTFSKTFASIGGYIVGDAEVMSFIRHNARTVLFSAAIPPAATATVIETLRILQAEPERRKHLWKNAHRMSTGLRGMGYNLGTSVTPILPIHIGDDVRTLTFWRALYDAGIFTNAFVPPGVPPNRSLIRTAVMATHTDADMDEALEKFEQAGRKCGIIA from the coding sequence GTGGATCTATTCGACAAATGCCAGGAGTTCGCAAAGATAGTCCAGCAGGCCAAGGACAACGACTACTACCCGTACTTTACCCCGATCAGTTCGGAGCCTGACCGGCGTGTTATTATCCACGGCCGGGAATTGTTGATGATGGGGTCGAACAACTACCTAGGTCTGACCACGCATCCGAAAGTGAAGGAGGCCGCAATTGCGGCAATCCGGAAGTACGGCACCGGCTGTACCGGATCGCGCTTCGGGAACGGGACACTTGACATCCATGTGGAACTTGAGGAGAAACTGGCCTCTTTCTACCACAAGGATGACTGTGTAGTCTTCTCGACCGGCTACTCGGCCAACCTCGGAGCGATTTCCTCATTGATACGACGGGGTGACGTCGTCATCACCGACAAACTCGACCATGCGTCCATCATGGACGGATGCCAGATGTCGTACGGCACGGTGAAACGGTTCGTGCACAACGACATGCACTCGTTCGACCACGCGCTGTCGACGGCCGATGTCCAGGCGGGCAAGCTTGTCGTCGTTGACGGCGTCTTCTCGGTCGAAGGCGACCTGGCTCCGCTCGACCAGATGGTCCCGCTCGTCCGGAAGCACCGGGCGCGGCTGATGGTCGACGAGGCGCACGCCGTGGGAGTGATGGGCAAGCACGGGCGCGGCACGGCTGAGCACTTCGGCGTTGAAGCCGAGATCGACCTCATCATGGGCACGTTCTCAAAGACGTTCGCCTCCATCGGCGGCTACATCGTCGGCGATGCGGAGGTAATGTCATTTATCCGCCACAATGCGCGTACGGTGCTCTTCTCCGCAGCTATTCCACCGGCGGCAACGGCCACGGTGATCGAGACGCTCCGGATTCTTCAGGCCGAACCCGAACGCCGCAAGCACTTGTGGAAGAACGCGCACCGGATGAGCACGGGCCTGCGCGGAATGGGCTACAACCTCGGCACGTCGGTCACGCCCATCCTGCCCATCCACATCGGGGACGACGTCCGCACTCTTACGTTCTGGCGCGCGCTCTACGACGCCGGCATCTTCACAAACGCCTTCGTTCCGCCCGGCGTCCCGCCCAACCGCTCGCTTATCCGCACTGCGGTGATGGCGACTCATACCGATGCGGACATGGACGAGGCGCTGGAGAAGTTCGAGCAGGCGGGCCGGAAGTGCGGCATCATCGCCTGA
- the recG gene encoding ATP-dependent DNA helicase RecG — MATLREHYEQQAGSDAPVQYLKGIGPRRAEMLARVGIETIEDLLFFAPRRYLDRSQMLAIGDLRPGDEATVIGTVVAAGSRRLKSFKPAVSVMVRDASGMIEAVWFNRPDLRERFQPNQEILLSGRVSLYRGKQLVNPMFELGEDGEGFSFKNAIIPIYPLTEGLSIWAIRNAVRAALDRCRDSMPETLRPEILEHYGYPGIADALETMHFPKDIESAHKALERLSYEELFYFELLLALRHRENAQARKGSSMKETGALTGPFMSALHFKLTKAQERVLADIKQDMAGEYRMNRLLQGDVGSGKTVVALYAMLVATENQCQSVMMAPTEILAEQHYQGWHERLAGIGVKAALLTGSTRAAERREIIAGLESGAVQMVFGTHALIEEGVKFSRLGLVVVDEQHRFGVMQRAALLSKGDNPDFLVMTATPIPRTLAMTAYGDLDTSLLDQKPPGRRTVATRLMSNNQRQLVYESTARHLDDGEQAFVVCPLIEESEKLDLASAEKTFEQTSAAFPKHRVGLVHGRLKPDERADIMEKFRRRDLDILVATSVIEVGVDIPNATVMIIEHPERFGLAQLHQLRGRIGRSDKQSFCILLAGQSGIGDSLERLRFFTDTSDGFALAEKDLELRGPGEVLGTRQHGLPDLRIADIVRDRVVLRQARRDAFRLVKLDPQLEQPVNDRVRKTLLRRYKGRGELAGVG; from the coding sequence CGACCGTTCCCAGATGTTGGCCATCGGCGACCTGAGACCGGGCGATGAGGCGACAGTCATCGGCACGGTGGTCGCGGCCGGCAGCCGGCGGCTGAAGAGTTTCAAGCCGGCAGTGTCGGTCATGGTGAGGGACGCAAGCGGGATGATTGAAGCGGTCTGGTTCAATCGGCCCGACCTCCGCGAGCGCTTCCAGCCCAACCAGGAGATTCTGCTGTCGGGACGGGTCAGCCTTTATCGCGGAAAGCAGCTCGTGAACCCGATGTTCGAGCTCGGCGAAGACGGCGAGGGCTTCTCCTTCAAGAACGCGATAATACCGATTTACCCGTTGACCGAGGGCCTGTCGATCTGGGCCATACGCAACGCGGTGCGGGCGGCGCTGGACCGTTGCCGCGACAGTATGCCCGAGACGCTCCGGCCCGAGATTCTCGAACACTATGGATACCCGGGCATCGCCGACGCCCTGGAGACGATGCACTTTCCGAAGGACATCGAATCCGCGCACAAGGCGCTCGAACGACTGAGCTATGAAGAGCTGTTCTACTTCGAGCTGCTGCTGGCTCTGCGCCACCGGGAGAACGCGCAGGCGCGCAAGGGAAGCAGCATGAAGGAGACGGGTGCGCTTACCGGGCCGTTTATGTCCGCCCTGCACTTCAAGCTGACCAAGGCGCAGGAACGGGTGCTGGCGGATATCAAGCAGGATATGGCCGGCGAGTATCGCATGAACCGGCTGCTGCAGGGCGACGTGGGCTCGGGCAAAACCGTGGTCGCGTTGTATGCCATGCTGGTGGCCACGGAGAACCAGTGCCAGTCGGTGATGATGGCGCCGACCGAGATCCTGGCCGAGCAGCACTATCAGGGCTGGCACGAACGGCTGGCCGGCATCGGTGTGAAAGCGGCGCTGCTGACCGGTTCGACCCGGGCGGCTGAGCGCCGCGAGATCATCGCCGGCCTGGAATCGGGCGCGGTGCAGATGGTCTTCGGCACGCACGCACTCATCGAGGAGGGCGTCAAGTTCAGCCGGCTCGGGCTGGTCGTAGTCGACGAGCAGCACCGGTTCGGCGTGATGCAGCGTGCCGCATTGCTCAGCAAGGGCGACAATCCGGACTTCCTGGTAATGACGGCCACGCCGATTCCGCGCACGTTGGCCATGACTGCCTACGGCGACCTCGATACGTCGCTGCTGGACCAGAAGCCGCCGGGCCGGCGGACGGTCGCGACCCGGTTGATGAGTAACAACCAGCGGCAGCTCGTCTACGAGTCGACCGCCCGGCACCTGGATGACGGCGAGCAGGCGTTTGTCGTCTGCCCGCTGATTGAGGAGTCGGAGAAGCTCGACCTGGCGTCGGCCGAGAAGACGTTCGAGCAGACCAGCGCCGCCTTCCCGAAACACCGAGTGGGACTGGTCCACGGCCGGCTGAAGCCCGACGAGCGGGCGGACATCATGGAGAAGTTCCGGCGTCGCGACCTCGACATCCTGGTCGCGACCTCGGTCATCGAGGTCGGCGTGGACATCCCGAACGCCACCGTGATGATAATCGAACACCCGGAACGCTTCGGGCTGGCCCAGTTGCACCAGTTGCGGGGCAGGATCGGCCGGAGTGACAAGCAGTCGTTCTGCATTCTGCTGGCCGGCCAGTCGGGGATCGGCGATTCACTGGAGCGCCTGCGCTTCTTTACCGACACAAGTGACGGGTTTGCGCTGGCCGAGAAAGACCTTGAGCTGCGGGGACCGGGCGAGGTGCTGGGGACGCGTCAGCACGGGCTGCCGGATCTGCGCATTGCCGACATCGTGCGGGACCGCGTCGTGCTGCGGCAGGCGAGACGGGATGCGTTCCGCCTGGTCAAACTCGACCCGCAGTTGGAGCAGCCGGTCAACGACCGGGTCAGGAAGACGCTGCTGCGCCGGTACAAGGGCCGAGGCGAGCTTGCCGGGGTAGGGTAG
- a CDS encoding tetratricopeptide repeat protein: MFHRHLNQTWLDSAQAIVSTIRRHEPANEAGLCLWARICLLTGDGGTDRKEKQNWYVKARATADTLRQRNPENPDGHMWWATAQGRLGQLRGILSSAGMSGSLKSEYEQVLRLDSGYALAWYAMGRLYEALPSLLGGNLKRAEDYLRHGLVADSNYTTIRLELARVYLRLQKPAEARRELELLLNTSQPTDPAEFALDDRPAALALLDSIQPKQKQSSRL, translated from the coding sequence ATGTTCCATCGACACCTGAATCAGACATGGCTGGATTCAGCTCAGGCGATTGTGTCCACCATCCGGCGGCACGAACCCGCGAATGAGGCCGGGCTCTGTCTTTGGGCGCGAATCTGCCTGTTGACTGGCGACGGCGGCACCGACCGGAAAGAGAAGCAGAACTGGTACGTCAAGGCAAGAGCCACCGCCGACACGCTGAGACAGCGTAATCCGGAGAATCCCGACGGCCACATGTGGTGGGCAACGGCTCAGGGCCGGCTCGGCCAGCTCAGGGGCATCCTCAGCTCTGCGGGCATGTCCGGGTCGTTGAAGAGCGAGTACGAGCAGGTGCTTAGGCTGGACTCCGGCTACGCGCTGGCCTGGTACGCCATGGGGCGTCTATACGAGGCGCTGCCGTCCCTGCTGGGCGGCAATCTCAAGCGGGCCGAGGACTATCTGCGTCACGGACTGGTTGCTGATTCGAACTACACCACTATCCGACTTGAGCTTGCTCGCGTCTATCTGCGGCTGCAGAAGCCGGCCGAGGCCCGCCGAGAGCTCGAGCTGCTGCTGAATACCAGCCAGCCGACCGACCCGGCCGAGTTTGCGCTCGACGACCGACCGGCGGCTCTCGCGCTTCTCGACTCAATTCAGCCGAAGCAGAAACAGAGCTCCCGGCTCTAG